In Flavivirga abyssicola, the following are encoded in one genomic region:
- a CDS encoding glycoside hydrolase family 2 TIM barrel-domain containing protein, with protein MKKAIQILFIAILAYCCNSNTFDNHSKNKDFNSDWNFYLSQEDLDVKKITASKFKNINLPHDWVIENEFDSTLAKDALATGYLKSKGYGYYKKTFDTEPNNKNVVYLHFDGVYNNSEIWLNNKKLGFHPYGYSPFYFNISKHLNQNGKNNEVIVKIDHSRYADSRWYTGAGIYRKVDLISLNKVHIPIWGTFITTPKVSKTNATIQLDITVQNDLSTESNIKVKTVIIDNNNVEIKSTSTNSNIKENSTNQITQTIQVENPKLWNTTTPNLYKAITSIIKDNETLDTYETTFGIRSIKFDANKGFFLNGENMKIKGVCLHHDGGLVGAAVPKGVWKRRLQTLKDGGCNAVRISHNPASSEFLDLCDEMGIMVQDEFFDEWDNPKDKRHNKGESKSTDYITRGYGEHFQKWAETDLKNTVRSHRNHPSIIQWSIGNEIEWTYPKNAAATGFFNNMEWSGNYFWSEPPYTTEKIKEQLDAIPSGKYDIGRTAQKLSKWTKELDTTRPITANCILPSASHLSGYTDALDVVGYSYRRVLYDYGHENYPDKPIMGTENLGQYHEWKAVMERPFISGTFLWTGIDYMGEIRDPWPVRVQPSGLLNSAGFPRGSYHMMKTLWHDEPHIKIATQNIEKSLYIINDKKQIVAKDPEKWKRALWEWQDENDHWNYNLNDMIAVAIYSNCEEIELFLNDKSLGKRTLSEFEDHIYKWGVPFTDGKLVAKGIKDGTEITSEIITARKATKIKLSSKEIKLKANNNDVSHIIAQLIDDKGNPVKTDNKEIAFEIKGNAKLLGVDSGWIKSVEKFQSNKSTTHNGKTLLIIQTTDKVGDVQIIAKSKGLEDASLQIQVE; from the coding sequence ATGAAAAAAGCAATTCAAATCTTATTTATAGCAATTCTAGCATATTGTTGCAATTCTAATACATTTGACAATCATTCAAAAAACAAAGATTTCAACTCCGATTGGAATTTCTATTTATCGCAAGAAGACCTCGACGTAAAAAAAATCACAGCTTCAAAATTTAAAAATATAAACCTGCCTCACGATTGGGTTATAGAAAATGAATTTGATTCAACACTTGCCAAAGACGCTCTTGCCACTGGATATTTGAAAAGTAAAGGTTATGGTTATTATAAAAAAACATTTGATACCGAACCTAATAATAAAAACGTTGTTTATTTACATTTTGACGGGGTATATAACAACAGTGAAATATGGCTAAATAATAAGAAATTAGGGTTTCACCCATATGGCTATTCTCCCTTTTATTTCAATATTTCAAAACATCTTAATCAAAACGGAAAGAACAATGAAGTAATAGTCAAAATTGACCATAGCAGATATGCAGATAGCCGTTGGTATACCGGAGCAGGTATATATAGAAAAGTGGATCTAATATCTTTAAACAAAGTACACATTCCTATCTGGGGCACCTTTATAACAACCCCAAAAGTATCTAAAACAAACGCTACGATACAACTAGATATAACAGTACAAAATGACCTTTCTACCGAATCCAATATCAAAGTTAAAACAGTAATAATAGATAATAATAATGTTGAAATAAAATCAACCTCAACTAATTCTAATATAAAAGAGAACTCGACAAATCAAATCACTCAAACCATTCAAGTTGAAAATCCAAAACTATGGAATACAACAACCCCAAACCTTTATAAAGCCATTACTTCCATTATAAAAGACAATGAAACCTTAGATACTTATGAAACCACTTTTGGTATTAGAAGTATTAAGTTTGACGCCAATAAAGGATTCTTCTTAAATGGAGAAAACATGAAAATAAAAGGCGTTTGTTTACATCATGACGGTGGCCTAGTAGGGGCAGCCGTACCAAAAGGGGTTTGGAAGCGTAGATTACAAACTTTAAAAGATGGTGGCTGTAATGCTGTAAGAATTTCACATAACCCTGCGTCTTCAGAGTTTTTAGATTTATGCGACGAAATGGGAATCATGGTTCAAGATGAATTTTTTGATGAGTGGGATAACCCCAAAGACAAACGTCATAATAAAGGAGAAAGCAAAAGTACAGATTATATAACCCGAGGTTATGGTGAACACTTTCAAAAGTGGGCAGAAACAGACTTAAAAAACACTGTAAGAAGCCACCGTAATCATCCTTCCATTATTCAATGGAGTATTGGTAATGAAATTGAATGGACCTATCCAAAAAATGCTGCTGCAACAGGTTTTTTTAATAATATGGAGTGGAGTGGTAATTATTTTTGGTCAGAACCGCCATACACTACAGAAAAAATTAAAGAGCAATTAGATGCTATTCCAAGTGGTAAATATGATATTGGCAGAACGGCTCAAAAATTATCTAAATGGACTAAAGAATTAGATACTACCCGCCCCATAACTGCCAACTGCATATTACCATCTGCAAGTCATTTATCAGGTTATACGGATGCTCTTGATGTTGTAGGTTATAGTTATAGAAGAGTTTTATATGACTACGGACATGAAAATTACCCAGACAAACCAATTATGGGTACAGAAAATTTAGGACAATACCATGAATGGAAAGCTGTAATGGAACGTCCATTTATATCGGGCACTTTTTTATGGACTGGAATAGATTATATGGGTGAAATTAGAGACCCTTGGCCAGTGCGTGTACAACCTTCCGGTTTATTAAACTCCGCTGGTTTCCCTAGAGGATCTTACCATATGATGAAAACCTTGTGGCATGATGAACCTCATATAAAAATAGCCACTCAAAATATTGAAAAATCTCTTTATATAATAAATGACAAAAAGCAAATTGTAGCTAAAGATCCCGAAAAATGGAAACGCGCATTATGGGAATGGCAGGATGAAAATGATCATTGGAACTATAATTTAAATGATATGATTGCCGTAGCCATATACTCAAATTGCGAAGAGATTGAACTCTTTTTAAATGATAAATCTTTAGGAAAAAGGACATTATCAGAATTTGAAGATCATATTTACAAATGGGGAGTGCCTTTCACAGATGGCAAACTAGTAGCTAAAGGAATAAAAGATGGTACAGAAATCACATCAGAAATTATTACAGCAAGAAAAGCAACTAAAATTAAACTTTCCTCTAAAGAAATAAAACTAAAGGCTAATAATAATGATGTATCACATATCATTGCTCAACTAATAGATGATAAAGGCAATCCAGTAAAAACAGATAATAAAGAAATTGCTTTTGAAATTAAAGGAAATGCCAAGCTATTAGGAGTAGATAGTGGCTGGATAAAAAGTGTTGAAAAGTTTCAATCTAACAAAAGCACAACACATAACGGAAAAACACTATTAATTATACAAACAACTGATAAAGTTGGAGACGTTCAAATCATTGCAAAAAGTAAAGGCCTCGAAGATGCCAGTCTGCAAATTCAAGTCGAATAA
- a CDS encoding tetratricopeptide repeat protein, with protein sequence MKFYFLNVLFVFLSFFNGYAQSFETLTNEQIKEKALKLKFINPDSAVYFFDKGYQKNLKSKDTLQAIDFLIELSSVYAHTVNYVKSYDGYWEALLLADMSKDSISKPKIYEGLGWLYSFYKRDSESLKYINLALKLNKELSKNNKDVDSEILSNYFSLLNFYRVREDYKMAKIYLDSCYQVKTKWRKNFYLEVESGYLDAIDGNYDQAIRKIKEAKSFFEISDRSYLMIVHALLGDIYARMDKINLSIFHNKKSLQLSEELKSHSNYKLKVYKSLSELYQHNGNISEAYKYLKKEKALNDAVFGGKSVNNQYLLGIKDKYRLEKDKQENVLKQQRITQLEQEEKIYFLQRIILFVIIVFLVLFGYLFVRYIRNKHKIEKKILKEKQKLKLQKQNEILELKNKELTESALRLIEKDEFISSIKKELSHQAEGLVDVNAIKRLLRSVQGTPDSNWKEFEARFTSINQKFYKKLKKLYPNLSATDQKICALVKLNFPSKGMAKLLGISVESVHTSRYRLRKKLGLQRNQNLEEVINKI encoded by the coding sequence ATGAAGTTTTATTTTCTAAATGTTTTATTTGTTTTTTTATCTTTTTTTAATGGCTATGCTCAATCTTTTGAAACACTAACAAATGAACAAATAAAAGAAAAGGCTTTAAAACTTAAGTTTATTAACCCAGACAGTGCGGTATATTTTTTTGATAAAGGGTATCAAAAAAATTTAAAATCAAAAGACACACTTCAGGCCATAGATTTTTTAATTGAACTTTCAAGTGTTTATGCACATACGGTTAATTATGTTAAATCTTATGATGGCTATTGGGAGGCTTTATTATTGGCAGATATGTCTAAAGATTCTATTTCTAAGCCTAAAATTTACGAAGGATTGGGGTGGTTGTACAGTTTTTATAAACGTGATTCAGAGTCTTTGAAGTATATTAATTTGGCCTTGAAGTTAAATAAGGAACTGTCTAAAAATAATAAAGATGTAGATAGTGAGATTTTGAGCAACTACTTTTCTTTACTGAATTTCTATAGAGTGAGGGAGGATTATAAAATGGCTAAGATTTATTTGGACAGTTGTTATCAAGTAAAAACTAAATGGAGAAAAAATTTCTATCTTGAGGTTGAGTCAGGTTATTTAGATGCCATTGATGGTAATTATGATCAGGCTATTAGAAAAATAAAAGAAGCTAAGTCCTTTTTTGAAATTAGTGATCGTTCATATTTAATGATTGTTCATGCCCTCTTGGGAGATATTTATGCTAGGATGGACAAAATAAATTTGAGTATTTTTCATAATAAGAAATCTTTGCAATTATCTGAAGAGCTCAAAAGTCATTCTAATTATAAATTAAAAGTATATAAATCTTTAAGCGAATTATATCAACATAACGGAAATATAAGTGAAGCTTATAAGTACTTAAAAAAAGAAAAAGCCCTAAATGATGCCGTTTTTGGAGGTAAAAGTGTTAATAATCAATATTTATTAGGAATAAAAGATAAATATCGATTAGAAAAAGATAAGCAGGAGAATGTCCTTAAACAGCAAAGAATAACCCAATTGGAGCAGGAGGAAAAAATTTATTTTTTACAAAGAATTATACTTTTTGTTATTATCGTTTTTTTAGTCCTTTTTGGGTATTTATTTGTTCGATATATAAGGAATAAGCATAAAATAGAGAAGAAAATATTAAAAGAGAAGCAAAAACTAAAACTTCAAAAACAAAATGAAATATTAGAATTAAAAAACAAAGAATTAACAGAATCTGCTTTAAGGTTGATTGAAAAGGATGAATTTATTTCAAGTATAAAAAAGGAATTGAGTCATCAAGCAGAGGGTTTGGTAGATGTGAATGCTATTAAAAGGTTACTGCGATCTGTTCAAGGAACACCCGATAGTAATTGGAAAGAATTTGAAGCAAGATTTACTAGCATTAATCAAAAATTCTATAAAAAGTTAAAAAAATTATACCCAAATTTAAGTGCAACAGATCAAAAAATATGTGCCCTTGTTAAATTGAATTTTCCAAGCAAAGGCATGGCAAAGTTGTTAGGTATTTCTGTTGAAAGTGTTCATACTTCCAGGTATAGGTTGAGGAAAAAATTAGGTTTGCAGCGCAATCAGAATTTAGAGGAAGTCATAAATAAAATTTAA
- a CDS encoding sulfatase family protein — MADDHTSQAFGIYGSRLAKLNPTPTLDKIANEGLIFDNCFVNNSICTPSRAAILTGQHSQANGVLDLEGVLPTENQYLPIEIKKLGYQTALIGKYHLKSQPNFDYYNVFTHHGQQGSYFDPWLTETGMHYAASTDKSYEGKQYKGHSSDIVTDISINWLKNKRDPNKPFFLMYQFKAPHDDFEYAPRYKDYLEDTYIPEPASLYYNGNNGSIATRGKNGELLRDIGSSVSRRNIIRNKGMRTWNKESLKYSDPEFNPTHKIHELMSEKEYTHATYQEFLKRYLRCVKGVDDNVARMIQFLKDEGLYENTIIVYTGDQGFMLGEHDYVDKRWMYEESLRMPFFVRYPEKIKAGTRTDAIINNTDFAPTLIEMAGGTPPEQMQGHSFKHILETGKEPKDWQQSTYYRYWMHMAHAHANPAHFGIRTKEYKLIFFYGKYWVDTDDPEAEWNKKSWGNRFTMHTPPAWEFYDLTKDPEEMNNAYQDPNYKDIIANLKEQLIAKRKELNEEDGEKYPHIQKVIDEHWND, encoded by the coding sequence ATGGCTGATGATCATACATCACAGGCATTTGGAATTTATGGTAGCAGACTAGCCAAACTAAATCCAACTCCTACTTTAGACAAAATAGCTAACGAAGGACTTATTTTTGATAATTGTTTTGTTAATAATTCTATTTGTACCCCAAGTAGAGCCGCCATTTTAACTGGACAGCATAGCCAAGCAAATGGGGTTTTAGATTTAGAAGGTGTACTGCCCACAGAAAATCAATACCTCCCAATAGAAATTAAAAAATTAGGATACCAAACAGCCCTCATAGGCAAGTATCACTTAAAATCACAACCTAATTTCGATTATTATAACGTGTTCACGCATCATGGGCAACAAGGATCTTATTTCGACCCCTGGTTAACAGAAACGGGTATGCATTATGCGGCTTCTACAGACAAAAGTTACGAAGGAAAGCAATATAAAGGCCATAGTTCGGATATCGTTACAGATATTAGTATTAATTGGCTTAAAAACAAAAGGGATCCTAATAAACCGTTCTTTTTAATGTATCAATTTAAAGCACCTCATGACGATTTTGAATACGCCCCTCGATATAAAGATTATTTAGAAGACACTTACATACCAGAACCTGCAAGTTTATATTACAATGGGAATAATGGCTCTATAGCGACACGTGGTAAAAATGGAGAATTGCTAAGAGATATTGGCTCATCAGTTTCCAGACGAAACATTATTAGAAATAAGGGTATGAGAACCTGGAATAAAGAATCTTTAAAATATTCTGATCCTGAATTCAATCCGACACACAAAATCCATGAGTTAATGTCTGAAAAAGAATATACACATGCCACGTATCAGGAGTTTTTAAAACGTTATTTACGATGTGTAAAAGGAGTTGATGATAATGTTGCTCGAATGATTCAGTTTTTAAAAGACGAAGGACTGTATGAAAACACAATCATTGTATATACTGGAGATCAAGGTTTTATGCTAGGAGAGCATGATTACGTAGATAAACGTTGGATGTACGAAGAGTCTTTAAGAATGCCTTTCTTTGTGAGATATCCCGAAAAAATAAAAGCGGGAACCAGAACGGATGCCATTATTAATAATACTGACTTTGCACCGACTTTGATAGAAATGGCTGGCGGAACACCACCAGAACAAATGCAAGGCCATAGTTTTAAACATATTTTAGAAACCGGTAAAGAACCTAAAGATTGGCAGCAATCTACCTATTACAGATATTGGATGCATATGGCACATGCCCATGCCAATCCTGCACATTTTGGTATTAGAACTAAAGAATATAAACTCATTTTCTTTTATGGAAAATACTGGGTAGATACAGATGATCCAGAAGCTGAATGGAATAAAAAAAGTTGGGGTAATAGATTTACTATGCATACACCACCTGCCTGGGAATTTTACGATTTAACAAAAGACCCGGAGGAAATGAATAATGCATACCAAGACCCTAATTACAAAGATATTATAGCCAACTTAAAGGAACAACTTATTGCAAAACGAAAAGAACTTAATGAAGAAGATGGAGAAAAATATCCACATATTCAAAAAGTTATTGATGAACACTGGAATGATTAA
- a CDS encoding sulfatase-like hydrolase/transferase, whose translation MIKYYFVFFVFVFCSCQSKKKESKAEKPNIVFIFTDDQTYSSINALGNDEIITPSFDKLVHEGTTFTHAYNMGAWNGAVCAASRAMIVSGRFVWRANEFRQNWVDNDSSSFQKSWPKLLESQGYKTYMTGKWHVDAPAERLFNKVTHVRPGMPDDTWEHFEMVAKFDSLSKVKNANSEDIMPNGYNRPKSENDTTWSPFDKSKGGFWQGGKHWSEVVKDDAIKFIDEAKNDDNPFFMYLAFNAPHDPRQAPKEFVDMYPLENISTPKSFLPEYPFRNDIANGNDLRDEALAPFPRTEYAIKVHKQEYYASLTHLDKQIGLIIDALKKSGELDNTYIFLTSDHGLAMGRHGLLGKQTLFDHSIRPPLIIIGPDIPKDKRVNSDVYLQDVMATSLEIAGIEKPDYVEFNSFLDIAKGQTNKSNYKSIYGAYLDVQRMIRKDGFKLLVFPKINKVLLFNLEEDPEEMNDIANDPLHKEKIKVLFEDLMTLQKEMDDSVDLQPIYELL comes from the coding sequence ATGATTAAGTATTACTTCGTATTTTTTGTGTTTGTGTTTTGTTCATGTCAATCTAAAAAAAAGGAAAGCAAAGCAGAGAAACCGAACATCGTCTTTATTTTCACCGACGATCAAACCTATTCGTCTATAAATGCTTTGGGCAATGATGAAATTATAACTCCTTCTTTTGATAAATTAGTTCATGAAGGAACAACATTTACACACGCCTATAATATGGGGGCTTGGAATGGAGCTGTTTGTGCTGCTTCCAGGGCTATGATTGTTTCCGGTAGATTTGTTTGGAGGGCAAATGAATTTAGACAGAATTGGGTTGATAATGATTCAAGTAGCTTTCAGAAAAGTTGGCCTAAGCTTTTGGAGTCCCAAGGGTATAAAACTTACATGACAGGTAAATGGCATGTAGATGCACCTGCCGAAAGGTTATTTAATAAAGTAACTCATGTTCGTCCGGGAATGCCTGATGATACATGGGAACATTTTGAAATGGTTGCGAAGTTTGATTCTTTATCAAAAGTAAAGAACGCAAATTCTGAAGATATTATGCCGAATGGATATAATCGACCTAAAAGTGAAAATGATACCACATGGTCTCCTTTTGATAAGTCCAAAGGAGGTTTTTGGCAAGGCGGTAAGCATTGGAGTGAAGTTGTAAAAGATGATGCTATAAAATTTATAGATGAAGCAAAAAATGATGATAACCCATTTTTTATGTATTTGGCGTTTAATGCACCTCATGATCCTAGGCAAGCTCCAAAAGAGTTTGTAGATATGTACCCATTAGAGAATATTTCTACGCCTAAAAGTTTTTTACCAGAATATCCATTCAGAAATGATATCGCCAATGGTAACGATTTAAGAGATGAAGCTTTGGCTCCATTTCCTAGAACAGAGTATGCAATAAAAGTTCATAAACAAGAATACTATGCTAGTCTAACTCATTTAGATAAACAGATTGGTTTGATTATTGATGCTTTAAAAAAGTCAGGAGAACTAGATAACACCTATATATTTTTAACATCAGATCATGGATTAGCCATGGGAAGACACGGATTATTAGGAAAACAAACGTTATTTGACCACAGTATTCGTCCGCCTCTTATTATAATAGGACCTGATATTCCTAAAGATAAAAGAGTAAACTCTGATGTTTATTTGCAAGATGTTATGGCAACGTCATTAGAAATAGCTGGTATTGAAAAACCAGACTATGTTGAGTTTAATAGTTTTTTGGATATAGCAAAGGGACAAACAAATAAAAGTAATTACAAATCAATTTATGGAGCCTATTTGGACGTACAACGTATGATAAGGAAAGATGGTTTTAAATTATTGGTGTTTCCTAAAATTAATAAGGTTCTTTTATTTAATTTAGAGGAAGATCCGGAAGAAATGAATGACATTGCAAATGATCCATTACATAAAGAAAAAATAAAGGTGTTATTTGAAGATTTAATGACATTGCAAAAAGAAATGGACGATTCGGTCGATTTACAACCTATTTATGAATTATTATAA